The following proteins are encoded in a genomic region of Sesamum indicum cultivar Zhongzhi No. 13 linkage group LG8, S_indicum_v1.0, whole genome shotgun sequence:
- the LOC105169782 gene encoding protein EARLY-RESPONSIVE TO DEHYDRATION 7, chloroplastic-like has product MSSMSPKHRSSLYPEVVQTNPESTSPFISNPSKNPSSSSSLYPSIEMKDLAENLFPETEEEGQTGAAHRGGNASFESSEEVIIRVPGAIVHLIDKEQSVELANGDFCVVQLKQGDNVVAALARVGDEIQWPLLKDEAAVKLDDSHYFFSLRVPSEGGEINSDSILNYGLTIAAKGQEGLLRELDSVLEKFSAFRVEKAGAVVEQGWWGAVAKEVSPEEMERKKEEVEKSAAAYWTTLAPNVEDYSGSVARMIAAGSGQVVRGILWCGDVTVDRLKWGHEFLKNRVGKASSSDVSPQALRRMKRVKRLTKMSEQVATGILSGVVKVSGFFTSSVANSKVGQKFFSLLPGEIVLASLDGFNKVCDAVEVAGKNVMSTTSVVTTGLVSQRYGEQAGEVTHDGLGAAGHAIGTAWTVFKIRKALNPKGVLKPTTLVKAAANSAKSKAK; this is encoded by the exons ATGTCTTCTATGAGTCCCAAACACCGCAGCTCTCTCTACCCAGAAGTTGTTCAAACCAACCCTGAATCAACTTCTCCATTTATCTCCAACCCCAGCAAGaacccttcttcctcttcatcTTTATACCCTTCtattgaaatgaaagatttaGCGGAAAATCTCTTCCCAGAAACCGAGGAAGAAGGCCAAACCGGCGCCGCGCATCGGGGCGGAAATGCTTCTTTTGAATCATCTGAGGAAGTTATAATCAGAGTCCCGGGTGCAATTGTTCATTTAATTGATAAGGAGCAGAGTGTTGAGCTCGCCAACGGGGATTTCTGTGTAGTTCAACTGAAACAGGGAGATAATGTTGTGGCGGCTTTGGCTCGAGTTGGGGATGAAATTCAGTGGCCGTTGTTGAAAGACGAGGCAGCGGTTAAGCTTGATGATTCGCATTACTTTTTCAGTCTCAGGGTTCCTTCTGAAGGCGGCGAAATCAACAGCGACAGTATTTTGAATTACGGGTTGACAATAGCTGCTAAGGGTCAGGAGGGGCTGTTGAGGGAATTGGATTCAGTACTCGAGAAGTTTAGCGCTTTTAGGGTGGAGAAGGCAGGGGCGGTGGTGGAGCAAGGCTGGTGGGGAGCGGTGGCGAAGGAGGTTTCTCCGGAGGAGatggagagaaaaaaagaggagGTGGAGAAGAGCGCCGCTGCGTACTGGACCACGCTGGCACCGAACGTGGAGGATTACAGTGGGAGTGTAGCAAGGATGATAGCTGCGGGGTCGGGGCAGGTGGTAAGAGGGATATTATGGTGTGGTGATGTGACTGTGGATAGGCTAAAATGGGGGCATGAGTTCTTGAAGAACAGAGTGGGGAAGGCATCGAGCTCGGATGTTAGTCCTCAGGCATTGAGGAGGATGAAAAG GGTTAAGCGATTGACAAAGATGTCAGAGCAAGTTGCAACTGGCATCCTTTCTGGGGTTGTCAAGGTCTCTGGCTTCTTCACTAGTTCAGTTGCAAACTCCAAAGTGGGCCAGAAATTCTTCAGCCTTCTTCCTGGAGAGATCGTTCTTGCTTCCTTGGACGGATTTA ACAAGGTGTGTGATGCTGTTGAAGTTGCTGGGAAGAATGTAATGTCAACTACTTCTGTGGTGACCACCGGTCTCGTGTCACAAAG ATATGGTGAACAAGCCGGAGAGGTGACGCATGACGGGTTAGGCGCCGCAGGGCATGCCATTGGCACTGCTTGGACTGTGTTCAAGATAAGGAAGGCTCTGAACCCGAAAGGTGTCCTTAAACCTACAACCCTGGTGAAGGCCGCTGCCAATTCTGCTAAATCAAAGGCTAAATGA
- the LOC105169779 gene encoding actin-depolymerizing factor 5: protein MAMAFKMAVTGMWVTEECKNSFMEMKWKKIHRYIVFKIDEGSKLLTVDKVGGPGEGYDDLAAALPEDDCRYAVFDFDFVTVDNCRKSKIFFIAWAPTASRIRAKMLYATSKDGLRRAFDGIHYEVQATDPTEMGFDVIKDRVK from the exons ATGGCCATGGCTTTCAAGATG GCGGTAACAGGAATGTGGGTGACTGAAGAATGCAAGAACTCCTTCATGGAGATGAAGTGGAAGAAGATCCACAGATACATAGTGTTCAAGATCGATGAGGGCTCTAAGCTGCTCACCGTGGACAAGGTCGGCGGGCCTGGTGAAGGCTACGACGATCTCGCTGCCGCGCTGCCGGAGGACGATTGCCGCTATGCCGTCTTCGACTTCGACTTTGTCACCGTTGACAACTGCCGGAAGAGCAAGATCTTCTTCATTGCATG GGCACCAACAGCTTCAAGAATTAGAGCGAAAATGCTGTACGCAACCTCCAAGGATGGATTGAGGAGAGCATTCGATGGCATACACTATGAAGTTCAGGCCACTGATCCAACTGAAATGGGATTCGATGTGATCAAGGATAGAGTCAAATAA
- the LOC105169781 gene encoding subtilisin-like protease SBT1.6: MIPPYITPSLSSLHSLSLSLSLTMASLHHLHLLFLLLVLVTQISAHHTPQTYIIRVDSSSKPSVFPTHYHWYTAEFTAPTTILHVYDTVFHGFSAVLTPFQAASVLKHPSVLAAFQDRRRQLHTTRSPQFLGLRNQQGLWSESDYGSDVIIGVFDTGIWPERRSFSDLNLGPVPKRWRGTCEIGVRFNRKNCNRKIVGARYFSKGHEAASGFGGIVGGINETIEFKSPRDADGHGTHTASTAAGRYAFRASMEGYASGIAKGVAPKARLAIYKVCWKNAGCFDSDILAAFDAAVNDGVDVISISIGGGEGISSPYYLDPIAIGAYGAVSRGIFVSSSAGNDGPNGMSVTNLAPWLTTVGAGTIDRNFPADVILDNGRKFSGVSLYAGEPLNGKMYPLVYPGKSGVLSASLCMENSLDPNLVRGKIVICDRGSSPRVAKGLVVKKAGGVGMILANGVSNGEGLVGDAHLIPACAVGSDEGDQIKSYLASNPAASATINFRGTVVGTKPAPVVASFSARGPNGLNPEILKPDLIAPGVNILAAWTEAVGPTGLDADTRKTEFNILSGTSMACPHVSGAAALLRSAHPDWSPAAIRSAMMTTASLTDNSFNPMLDESSKKPATPYDFGAGHLNLDLAMDPGLVYDLTNNDYVSFLCAIEYGPKTIQVITRSAVNCPMRKPLPENLNYPSIAALFPSGSTGVSSKTFFRMVTNVGETNAVYRVKIEPPKGVNVGVKPGKLVFSETVRRLGYYVTITIDSKHLVLDDSGAVFGSLSWVDGKHVVRSPIVVTQIDPL; encoded by the coding sequence ATGATTCCCCCTTATATCACTCCTTCACTCTCTTCACTtcactcactctctctctctctctctctaaccATGGCTTCCCTTCATCATCTTCACTTGTTGTTCCTCTTGCTGGTCTTGGTTACCCAAATTTCAGCTCATCACACCCCTCAAACTTACATTATTAGAGTAGACAGCTCATCCAAGCCTTCCGTGTTCCCAACCCATTACCACTGGTACACTGCCGAGTTCACTGCACCCACCACCATCCTCCATGTCTACGACACTGTTTTTCACGGCTTCTCCGCCGTGCTGACTCCATTCCAAGCTGCGTCAGTTCTCAAGCACCCCTCTGTCCTAGCCGCATTCCAAGACCGCCGCCGTCAGCTCCACACCACTCGTTCGCCGCAGTTCCTCGGCCTGCGCAATCAGCAAGGGCTGTGGTCCGAGTCTGATTATGGTTCGGATGTTATAATAGGAGTCTTCGACACTGGGATTTGGCCGGAGCGCCGGAGTTTCTCCGATCTGAATCTCGGCCCCGTGCCCAAACGCTGGAGAGGTACATGTGAAATAGGTGTGCGGTTCAATAGAAAGAACTGTAACAGAAAAATCGTTGGCGCCAGGTATTTTTCGAAAGGTCATGAGGCGGCTTCTGGGTTTGGGGGAATTGTTGGTGGAATTAATGAGACTATTGAATTTAAATCGCCGAGAGATGCCGATGGGCATGGGACCCACACTGCGTCCACTGCTGCCGGAAGATATGCTTTTAGGGCAAGCATGGAGGGCTACGCTTCCGGAATCGCAAAAGGCGTGGCGCCGAAAGCGCGTTTGGCGATCTACAAAGTGTGCTGGAAGAATGCGGGTTGCTTTGATTCTGATATTTTAGCGGCATTTGACGCCGCCGTGAACGACGGAGTTGATGTCATTTCAATTTCCATCGGAGGTGGTGAGGGCATTTCCTCTCCGTATTATCTCGATCCGATTGCAATCGGAGCTTACGGCGCCGTCTCGAGGGGAATTTTCGTTTCCTCCTCAGCTGGAAACGACGGGCCCAACGGAATGTCGGTGACTAATCTCGCGCCCTGGCTCACCACCGTCGGCGCCGGCACAATCGACCGAAATTTCCCTGCTGATGTGATTCTCGACAATGGAAGAAAATTCTCCGGCGTATCTTTGTACGCCGGTGAACCGCTGAATGGTAAAATGTATCCTTTAGTTTATCCTGGTAAATCAGGGGTGCTTTCTGCTTCCCTATGTATGGAAAATTCACTTGATCCTAACCTAGTGAGAGGcaaaatagtaatttgtgATCGTGGCAGCAGCCCACGAGTCGCAAAGGGATTGGTTGTTAAGAAGGCCGGTGGTGTAGGAATGATCCTCGCCAATGGAGTTTCAAATGGTGAGGGTTTAGTGGGCGATGCTCACTTGATTCCAGCTTGTGCTGTGGGCTCCGACGAGGGTGATCAAATTAAGTCCTACTTGGCATCCAATCCTGCTGCAAGCGCAACCATTAATTTCAGGGGCACTGTAGTTGGAACCAAACCAGCTCCGGTCGTCGCTTCATTTTCTGCCAGAGGGCCAAATGGGTTGAACCCGGAAATTCTCAAACCCGATTTGATTGCCCCAGGAGTGAATATCTTGGCGGCCTGGACCGAGGCAGTTGGTCCGACAGGCTTGGATGCGGATACCAGGAAAACAGAGTTCAATATCTTATCCGGCACTTCCATGGCTTGCCCCCATGTGAGCGGTGCAGCTGCCTTGCTGAGATCCGCCCACCCTGATTGGAGCCCCGCAGCAATCAGGTCAGCAATGATGACAACTGCAAGCTTAACTGACAACTCTTTCAATCCAATGCTCGACGAATCTAGTAaaaaacctgctacaccataTGATTTTGGAGCGGGTCACTTGAATCTTGATTTAGCCATGGATCCAGGACTGGTCTATGACTTGACCAATAATGACTATGTTAGTTTCTTGTGTGCAATTGAGTACGGGCCAAAGACAATTCAGGTGATCACGAGATCAGCGGTGAACTGCCCAATGAGGAAGCCATTGCCGGAGAATTTGAATTACCCATCAATAGCAGCTTTGTTCCCGAGCGGGTCAACAGGGGTCTCGAGCAAGACGTTTTTCAGAATGGTGACGAACGTGGGCGAAACAAATGCAGTTTACAGGGTGAAGATTGAGCCACCAAAGGGGGTGAACGTTGGTGTAAAGCCTGGGAAGCTGGTGTTCTCTGAGACTGTTAGGAGACTAGGGTACTATGTCACTATAACCATCGACAGCAAGCATCTGGTGTTGGATGATTCGGGTGCGGTTTTCGGGTCGCTCTCTTGGGTTGACGGGAAGCATGTGGTGCGGAGCCCCATTGTGGTAACGCAAATAGATCCATTGTGA